In one Hippocampus zosterae strain Florida chromosome 10, ASM2543408v3, whole genome shotgun sequence genomic region, the following are encoded:
- the pak4 gene encoding serine/threonine-protein kinase PAK 4 isoform X1, which produces MFTKKKKSRIQISAPSNFEHRVHTDFDEQEQKFVGLPRQWQSLIEDTAKRPKPFIDATVITTMEPHKTIVRGTKLGADGSLTWLLDEFDTMSVTRSNSLRRGSPPVQPRLENGDPHQRQPSQSDRERLGSDPQGDPRHAQHPIRGSQREDGIHARPQQQPRGQEPGRGNRDRPGSGPPPPPPHRDRQHRDQNQDQLVRRDPHGEHRPKSSYQVRDGSPQSPREKRPLSGPNICTPNLTVTDGVMKTTQQTTRPFNTYPRAESDGGRSPTGPPVRPHESFSQNGPSVPLRGSAGSKPPIGQPHPHHTSSHPSLTPEASQHPHTPHPSVPAPRPPAPSVLPPPPDARSPQREPQRVSHEQFRTALQMVVDPGDPRTYLDHYIKIGEGSTGIVCIATVKTTGKLVAVKKMDLRKQQRRELLFNEVVIMRDYHHENVVEMYNSYLVGDELWVVMEFLEGGALTDIVTHTRMNEEQIATVCLSVLKALSVLHTQGVIHRDIKSDSILLTHDGRVKLSDFGFCAQVSKDVQRRKSLVGTPYWMAPELISRLPYGPEVDIWSLGIMVIEMVDGEPPYFNEPPLKAMKMIRDNLPPKLKNLHKVSPVLKGFLDRMLVRDPSQRASASELLKHSFLSKAGPPSCIVPLMRQNRIR; this is translated from the exons ATGttcaccaagaagaagaagtcgCGCATCCAGATTTCGGCGCCATCTAACTTTGAGCACCGCGTGCACACAGACTTTGACGAACAGGAGCAGAAGTTTGTGGGCCTGCCCCGCCAATGGCAGTCACTCATCGAGGACACGGCCAAAAGGCCCAAGCCTTTCATCGACGCCACCGTAATCACTACCATGGAGCCGCACAAG ACCATTGTACGCGGCACGAAGCTGGGGGCGGACGGCTCTCTGACTTGGCTTctggatgagtttgacaccatgtCAGTGACTCGCTCCAATTCACTGCGGCGGGGCAGCCCCCCCGTGCAGCCTCGCTTGGAGAACGGGGACCCCCACCAACGACAGCCCTCACAGTCTGACAG AGAGCGCCTCGGGTCCGACCCCCAGGGTGACCCCCGCCACGCTCAGCACCCCATCCGAGGCTCCCAGCGAGAAGATGGGATCCACGCTCGGCCTCAGCAGCAGCCACGAGGCCAAGAGCCAGGCCGGGGCAACAGAGACAGACCAGGATccggtcctccaccaccacctcctcacAGAGACAGACAGCATCGGGACCAGAACCAG GATCAGCTTGTCCGCCGCGATCCGCATGGTGAACACAGGCCAAAGTCCAGCTACCAGGTGCGGGATGGCAGCCCACAATCCCCCCGGGAAAAGAGACCCCTCTCAGGGCCCAACATCTGCACCCCTAACCTGACGGTAACCGATGGTGTGATGAAGACCACTCAGCAGACGACGCGGCCGTTCAACACGTATCCTAGGGCCGAGAGTGACGGGGGGCGCAGCCCCACTGGGCCG CCAGTGCGTCCCCATGAGTCATTCTCTCAAAACGGCCCCTCCGTGCCTCTCCGCGGGTCTGCCGGCTCCAAGCCCCCCATCGGCCAGCCGCACCCTCACCACACCTCGTCGCATCCCAGCCTGACGCCAGAGGCGAGTCAACACCCGCACACCCCTCACCCCAGCGTGCCAGCCCCAAGGCCACCAGCCCCCTCCGTTCTGCCGCCACCGCCCGATGCCCGCTCCCCGCAGAGAGAGCCGCAGAGGGTGTCCCACGAGCAGTTCCGGACGGCTCTGCAGATGGTGGTGGATCCCGGCGACCCGCGCACCTACTTGGACCACTACATCAAGATCGGAGAGGGGTCCACGGGCATCGTGTGCATCGCCACCGTCAAGACAACGGGAAAATTGGTCGCCGTGAAGAAGATGGACCTGAGGAAGCAACAGCGCAGAGAGCTGCTCTTCAATGAG GTGGTGATCATGCGTGACTACCACCATGAAAACGTGGTCGAGATGTACAACAGCTACCTGGTGGGTGACGAGCTCTGGGTGGTCATGGAGTTCTTGGAGGGAGGCGCGCTCACAGACATTGTGACGCACACCAG GATGAATGAGGAACAGATCGCCACCGTGTGTCTGTCCGTCCTGAAGGCTTTGTCGGTGCTGCACACGCAGGGCGTCATCCACCGCGACATCAAAAGTGACTCCATCCTGCTCACGCACGACGGCCGG GTGAAGCTGTCAGACTTTGGTTTCTGCGCTCAGGTGTCGAAGGATGTGCAGCGCAGGAAGTCTCTGGTGGGCACACCGTATTGGATGGCGCCCGAGCTCATATCACGACTTCCTTACGGACCTGAG GTGGACATCTGGTCACTGGGCATCATGGTGATCGAGATGGTGGATGGGGAGCCGCCGTATTTCAACGAGCCGCCACTCAAGGCCATGAAGATGATCCGAGACAACCTGCCACCCAAACTCAAGAACTTGCACAAG GTGTCACCCGTGCTGAAGGGCTTCCTGGACCGCATGTTGGTGCGTGACCCGTCCCAACGCGCCTCCGCGAGTGAGCTTCTGAAGCACAGCTTCCTCAGCAAGGCTGGTCCGCCGTCCTGCATCGTGCCCCTCATGAGGCAAAACCGCATCAGATGA
- the pak4 gene encoding serine/threonine-protein kinase PAK 4 isoform X2 has translation MFTKKKKSRIQISAPSNFEHRVHTDFDEQEQKFVGLPRQWQSLIEDTAKRPKPFIDATVITTMEPHKTIVRGTKLGADGSLTWLLDEFDTMSVTRSNSLRRGSPPVQPRLENGDPHQRQPSQERLGSDPQGDPRHAQHPIRGSQREDGIHARPQQQPRGQEPGRGNRDRPGSGPPPPPPHRDRQHRDQNQDQLVRRDPHGEHRPKSSYQVRDGSPQSPREKRPLSGPNICTPNLTVTDGVMKTTQQTTRPFNTYPRAESDGGRSPTGPPVRPHESFSQNGPSVPLRGSAGSKPPIGQPHPHHTSSHPSLTPEASQHPHTPHPSVPAPRPPAPSVLPPPPDARSPQREPQRVSHEQFRTALQMVVDPGDPRTYLDHYIKIGEGSTGIVCIATVKTTGKLVAVKKMDLRKQQRRELLFNEVVIMRDYHHENVVEMYNSYLVGDELWVVMEFLEGGALTDIVTHTRMNEEQIATVCLSVLKALSVLHTQGVIHRDIKSDSILLTHDGRVKLSDFGFCAQVSKDVQRRKSLVGTPYWMAPELISRLPYGPEVDIWSLGIMVIEMVDGEPPYFNEPPLKAMKMIRDNLPPKLKNLHKVSPVLKGFLDRMLVRDPSQRASASELLKHSFLSKAGPPSCIVPLMRQNRIR, from the exons ATGttcaccaagaagaagaagtcgCGCATCCAGATTTCGGCGCCATCTAACTTTGAGCACCGCGTGCACACAGACTTTGACGAACAGGAGCAGAAGTTTGTGGGCCTGCCCCGCCAATGGCAGTCACTCATCGAGGACACGGCCAAAAGGCCCAAGCCTTTCATCGACGCCACCGTAATCACTACCATGGAGCCGCACAAG ACCATTGTACGCGGCACGAAGCTGGGGGCGGACGGCTCTCTGACTTGGCTTctggatgagtttgacaccatgtCAGTGACTCGCTCCAATTCACTGCGGCGGGGCAGCCCCCCCGTGCAGCCTCGCTTGGAGAACGGGGACCCCCACCAACGACAGCCCTCACA AGAGCGCCTCGGGTCCGACCCCCAGGGTGACCCCCGCCACGCTCAGCACCCCATCCGAGGCTCCCAGCGAGAAGATGGGATCCACGCTCGGCCTCAGCAGCAGCCACGAGGCCAAGAGCCAGGCCGGGGCAACAGAGACAGACCAGGATccggtcctccaccaccacctcctcacAGAGACAGACAGCATCGGGACCAGAACCAG GATCAGCTTGTCCGCCGCGATCCGCATGGTGAACACAGGCCAAAGTCCAGCTACCAGGTGCGGGATGGCAGCCCACAATCCCCCCGGGAAAAGAGACCCCTCTCAGGGCCCAACATCTGCACCCCTAACCTGACGGTAACCGATGGTGTGATGAAGACCACTCAGCAGACGACGCGGCCGTTCAACACGTATCCTAGGGCCGAGAGTGACGGGGGGCGCAGCCCCACTGGGCCG CCAGTGCGTCCCCATGAGTCATTCTCTCAAAACGGCCCCTCCGTGCCTCTCCGCGGGTCTGCCGGCTCCAAGCCCCCCATCGGCCAGCCGCACCCTCACCACACCTCGTCGCATCCCAGCCTGACGCCAGAGGCGAGTCAACACCCGCACACCCCTCACCCCAGCGTGCCAGCCCCAAGGCCACCAGCCCCCTCCGTTCTGCCGCCACCGCCCGATGCCCGCTCCCCGCAGAGAGAGCCGCAGAGGGTGTCCCACGAGCAGTTCCGGACGGCTCTGCAGATGGTGGTGGATCCCGGCGACCCGCGCACCTACTTGGACCACTACATCAAGATCGGAGAGGGGTCCACGGGCATCGTGTGCATCGCCACCGTCAAGACAACGGGAAAATTGGTCGCCGTGAAGAAGATGGACCTGAGGAAGCAACAGCGCAGAGAGCTGCTCTTCAATGAG GTGGTGATCATGCGTGACTACCACCATGAAAACGTGGTCGAGATGTACAACAGCTACCTGGTGGGTGACGAGCTCTGGGTGGTCATGGAGTTCTTGGAGGGAGGCGCGCTCACAGACATTGTGACGCACACCAG GATGAATGAGGAACAGATCGCCACCGTGTGTCTGTCCGTCCTGAAGGCTTTGTCGGTGCTGCACACGCAGGGCGTCATCCACCGCGACATCAAAAGTGACTCCATCCTGCTCACGCACGACGGCCGG GTGAAGCTGTCAGACTTTGGTTTCTGCGCTCAGGTGTCGAAGGATGTGCAGCGCAGGAAGTCTCTGGTGGGCACACCGTATTGGATGGCGCCCGAGCTCATATCACGACTTCCTTACGGACCTGAG GTGGACATCTGGTCACTGGGCATCATGGTGATCGAGATGGTGGATGGGGAGCCGCCGTATTTCAACGAGCCGCCACTCAAGGCCATGAAGATGATCCGAGACAACCTGCCACCCAAACTCAAGAACTTGCACAAG GTGTCACCCGTGCTGAAGGGCTTCCTGGACCGCATGTTGGTGCGTGACCCGTCCCAACGCGCCTCCGCGAGTGAGCTTCTGAAGCACAGCTTCCTCAGCAAGGCTGGTCCGCCGTCCTGCATCGTGCCCCTCATGAGGCAAAACCGCATCAGATGA
- the ccdc9 gene encoding coiled-coil domain-containing protein 9 isoform X1 gives MYDDKVQAAMSSAVDVKTKEEKDAELDRKIEALRKKNEALVKRYQEIEEDKKKAEQEGIAITTPRKPRVHEESESDRRKMEKENFTITVDLSKSPAAGDKRVVEDWKPTMPRGRRASEENDGPRGPSHSPPRRTGSGRMARGGAPRGGGGVRQERRTREPRAPRDGEPGEGGGERRGGRRGRGGPSGGGGGDALGTPGGVDRKSKEWEEKRRQNIEKMNEEMERIAEYERGQRADSDKPLRNFLDDPRRSGPGPDLDRKEGSRRHVRNWGGLDFDNVKTGGDLEKEWISRRPGPKGSMDMTMSMTGRERSEYLRWKKEREQIDEERLARHRNATGQWRREWDAQKTESMFKEEANPAAEAGTPEQGGRRVRGRNFASGPRGRASDDSKRPPKVPTFGDFLSQGPRGERSRGKGRGGKPSYSMHDNRWEGEKEDVEKEEKDKTKREKKSTPEPTQKVEQAEDEEQDDDQWEDASEGEEELSDEDKKKATGKEEVNKDHTSAVSSLPRSPPSSASSPREQRTPRPKVHIPSPQAVSQNPSEVAKPISPFQLVGGHQPVSDWGEEMERLSPRSSMGGESPLKVPSAESSPPQKKEQDQTTEPSEENTVPPGTTAVPSRSELPDVHKVVMASEPEAVPTVTSDASASESAPSDVSNGTAPDITENHQHVPDTPSPDKADSPSTPIVQVSEPTEAESTSEAEGEKADKNDKGDDAGDVDAGDVNTDAAPTASEKALLSLTTQISLE, from the exons ATGTATGACGACAAGGTACAAGCAGCAATG tcttCAGCAGTGGATGTCAAAACCAAGGAGGAGAAGGACGCAGAGTTGGACCGAAAGATTGAAGCGCTGAGGAAGAAGAACGAGGCTCTGGTCAAGCGCTATCAA GAAATAGAAGAAGACAAGAAGAAGGCAGAGCAGGAGGGCATCGCCATCACCACACCGCGGAAGCCCCGTGTCCATGAGGAGTCTGAGTCGGACCGAAGGAAAATGGAGAAGGAAAACTTCACCATCACGGTTGACCTGTCCAAGTCGCCGGCAGCGGGG GACAAGCGGGTGGTGGAAGACTGGAAGCCCACCATGCCCCGTGGTCGGAGAGCGTCGGAGGAGAATGATGGACCTCGAGGGCCCAGCCATAGCCCCCCAAGGAGGACGGGCTCTGGGCGGATGGCAAGAGGGGGGGCCCCCAGAGGAGGAGGTGGCGTCCGCCAGGAGAGGAGAACACGGGAACCGCGCGCACCCAGAGATGGAGAGCcaggtgaaggaggaggagaacgtagaggaggaaggagaggaagaggaggaccgagtggtggtggaggaggagacGCATTGGGGACACCAGGCGGTGTGGACAGGAAGTCCAAG GAATGGGAGGAGAAGAGGCGACAAAACATTGAGAAGATGAATGAGGAAATGGAGAGAATAGCAGAGTATGAGCGAGGACAACGG GCAGACAGTGATAAGCCCCTCCGCAACTTCCTAGACGACCCGCGACGCTCGGGCCCCGGCCCCGACCTAGACCGCAAGGAGGGCAGCAGAAGACACGTGCGCAACTGGGGCGGGCTGGACTTTGACAATGTCAAGACTGGCGGCGATCTGGAAAAAGAGTGGATC AGTCGGCGTCCCGGCCCCAAAGGTTCCATGGACATGACGATGTCCATGACGGGCCGAGAGCGGTCTGAGTACTTGCGCTGGAAGAAGGAGCGCGAACAGATTGACGAGGAGCGACTGGCGCGCCATCGCAACGCCACTGGACAATGGAGGCGGGAGTGGGACGCGCAGAAGACAGAGAGCAT GTTCAAAGAGGAAGCAAATCCGGCGGCAGAGGCCGGCACGCCAGAGCAGGGTGGAAGGAGAG TCCGAGGGCGTAACTTTGCCAGCGGGCCCCGTGGCAGAGCCTCAG ACGATAGCAAGCGTCCCCCCAAAGTGCCCACATTCGGTGACTTCCTATCccagggtcctcgaggggagCGAAGCAGAGGGAAGGGCAGAGGAGGGAAGCCCAGTTACAG tatGCATGACAACCGCTGGGAAGGAGAGAAGGAAGATGTGGAGAAGGAGGAAAAAGACAAAACCAAGCGAGAAAAGAAGTCCACACCTGAGCCAACACAGAAG GTGGAGCAGGCAGAAGATGAAGAGCAGGACGACGACCAGTGGGAGGACGCCAGCGAAGGCGAGGAGGAACTGTCAGATGAAGACAAGAAAAAAGCTACTGGGAAAGAGGAAGTCAACAAAGACCACACCTCTGCTGTATCCTCCTTGCCTCGCTCCCCGCCGTCGTCTGCCAGCAGCCCCCGAGAGCAGCGTACACCGAGACCCAAGGTCCACATTCCCTCGCCCCAGGCGGTCTCACAGAATCCCTCGGAGGTGGCAAAGCCCATCAGCCCGTTCCAGTTGGTGGGCGGACACCAACCCGTGTCAGACTGGGGGGAGGAGATGGAGAGGCTGTCGCCACGGAGCAGCATGGGAGGGGAGAGCCCTCTGAAAGTCCCAAGTGCTGAGAGCAGCCCTCCACAAAAGAAGGAGCAGGATCAGACCACCGAGCCCAGTGAGGAGAACACAG TTCCCCCTGGCACCACAGCGGTTCCATCACGCTCTGAATTGCCAGATGTCCATAAGGTTGTCATGGCGTCAGAACCAGAGGCTGTTCCCACAGTCACATCCGACGCATCGGCATCTGAATCTGCTCCCTCAGACGTGTCCAACGGCACCGCCCCGGACATCACTGAAAACCATCAACATGTGCCGGACACCCCCTCGCCAG ACAAAGCAGACAGTCCATCAACACCCATCGTCCAGGTGAGCGAGCCCACTGAAGCAGAAAGCACATCTGAAGCAGAAGGGGAGAAAGCcgacaaaaatgacaaaggaGATGACGCAGGCGATGTGGACGCAGGCGATGTGAACACGGACGCCGCTCCCACGGCCTCCGAGAAAGCCCTCCTCAG TCTGACGACACAAATATCGCTGGAGTGA
- the ccdc9 gene encoding coiled-coil domain-containing protein 9 isoform X2 — MYDDKVQAAMSSAVDVKTKEEKDAELDRKIEALRKKNEALVKRYQEIEEDKKKAEQEGIAITTPRKPRVHEESESDRRKMEKENFTITVDLSKSPAAGDKRVVEDWKPTMPRGRRASEENDGPRGPSHSPPRRTGSGRMARGGAPRGGGGVRQERRTREPRAPRDGEPGEGGGERRGGRRGRGGPSGGGGGDALGTPGGVDRKSKEWEEKRRQNIEKMNEEMERIAEYERGQRADSDKPLRNFLDDPRRSGPGPDLDRKEGSRRHVRNWGGLDFDNVKTGGDLEKEWISRRPGPKGSMDMTMSMTGRERSEYLRWKKEREQIDEERLARHRNATGQWRREWDAQKTESMFKEEANPAAEAGTPEQGGRRDDSKRPPKVPTFGDFLSQGPRGERSRGKGRGGKPSYSMHDNRWEGEKEDVEKEEKDKTKREKKSTPEPTQKVEQAEDEEQDDDQWEDASEGEEELSDEDKKKATGKEEVNKDHTSAVSSLPRSPPSSASSPREQRTPRPKVHIPSPQAVSQNPSEVAKPISPFQLVGGHQPVSDWGEEMERLSPRSSMGGESPLKVPSAESSPPQKKEQDQTTEPSEENTVPPGTTAVPSRSELPDVHKVVMASEPEAVPTVTSDASASESAPSDVSNGTAPDITENHQHVPDTPSPDKADSPSTPIVQVSEPTEAESTSEAEGEKADKNDKGDDAGDVDAGDVNTDAAPTASEKALLSLTTQISLE, encoded by the exons ATGTATGACGACAAGGTACAAGCAGCAATG tcttCAGCAGTGGATGTCAAAACCAAGGAGGAGAAGGACGCAGAGTTGGACCGAAAGATTGAAGCGCTGAGGAAGAAGAACGAGGCTCTGGTCAAGCGCTATCAA GAAATAGAAGAAGACAAGAAGAAGGCAGAGCAGGAGGGCATCGCCATCACCACACCGCGGAAGCCCCGTGTCCATGAGGAGTCTGAGTCGGACCGAAGGAAAATGGAGAAGGAAAACTTCACCATCACGGTTGACCTGTCCAAGTCGCCGGCAGCGGGG GACAAGCGGGTGGTGGAAGACTGGAAGCCCACCATGCCCCGTGGTCGGAGAGCGTCGGAGGAGAATGATGGACCTCGAGGGCCCAGCCATAGCCCCCCAAGGAGGACGGGCTCTGGGCGGATGGCAAGAGGGGGGGCCCCCAGAGGAGGAGGTGGCGTCCGCCAGGAGAGGAGAACACGGGAACCGCGCGCACCCAGAGATGGAGAGCcaggtgaaggaggaggagaacgtagaggaggaaggagaggaagaggaggaccgagtggtggtggaggaggagacGCATTGGGGACACCAGGCGGTGTGGACAGGAAGTCCAAG GAATGGGAGGAGAAGAGGCGACAAAACATTGAGAAGATGAATGAGGAAATGGAGAGAATAGCAGAGTATGAGCGAGGACAACGG GCAGACAGTGATAAGCCCCTCCGCAACTTCCTAGACGACCCGCGACGCTCGGGCCCCGGCCCCGACCTAGACCGCAAGGAGGGCAGCAGAAGACACGTGCGCAACTGGGGCGGGCTGGACTTTGACAATGTCAAGACTGGCGGCGATCTGGAAAAAGAGTGGATC AGTCGGCGTCCCGGCCCCAAAGGTTCCATGGACATGACGATGTCCATGACGGGCCGAGAGCGGTCTGAGTACTTGCGCTGGAAGAAGGAGCGCGAACAGATTGACGAGGAGCGACTGGCGCGCCATCGCAACGCCACTGGACAATGGAGGCGGGAGTGGGACGCGCAGAAGACAGAGAGCAT GTTCAAAGAGGAAGCAAATCCGGCGGCAGAGGCCGGCACGCCAGAGCAGGGTGGAAGGAGAG ACGATAGCAAGCGTCCCCCCAAAGTGCCCACATTCGGTGACTTCCTATCccagggtcctcgaggggagCGAAGCAGAGGGAAGGGCAGAGGAGGGAAGCCCAGTTACAG tatGCATGACAACCGCTGGGAAGGAGAGAAGGAAGATGTGGAGAAGGAGGAAAAAGACAAAACCAAGCGAGAAAAGAAGTCCACACCTGAGCCAACACAGAAG GTGGAGCAGGCAGAAGATGAAGAGCAGGACGACGACCAGTGGGAGGACGCCAGCGAAGGCGAGGAGGAACTGTCAGATGAAGACAAGAAAAAAGCTACTGGGAAAGAGGAAGTCAACAAAGACCACACCTCTGCTGTATCCTCCTTGCCTCGCTCCCCGCCGTCGTCTGCCAGCAGCCCCCGAGAGCAGCGTACACCGAGACCCAAGGTCCACATTCCCTCGCCCCAGGCGGTCTCACAGAATCCCTCGGAGGTGGCAAAGCCCATCAGCCCGTTCCAGTTGGTGGGCGGACACCAACCCGTGTCAGACTGGGGGGAGGAGATGGAGAGGCTGTCGCCACGGAGCAGCATGGGAGGGGAGAGCCCTCTGAAAGTCCCAAGTGCTGAGAGCAGCCCTCCACAAAAGAAGGAGCAGGATCAGACCACCGAGCCCAGTGAGGAGAACACAG TTCCCCCTGGCACCACAGCGGTTCCATCACGCTCTGAATTGCCAGATGTCCATAAGGTTGTCATGGCGTCAGAACCAGAGGCTGTTCCCACAGTCACATCCGACGCATCGGCATCTGAATCTGCTCCCTCAGACGTGTCCAACGGCACCGCCCCGGACATCACTGAAAACCATCAACATGTGCCGGACACCCCCTCGCCAG ACAAAGCAGACAGTCCATCAACACCCATCGTCCAGGTGAGCGAGCCCACTGAAGCAGAAAGCACATCTGAAGCAGAAGGGGAGAAAGCcgacaaaaatgacaaaggaGATGACGCAGGCGATGTGGACGCAGGCGATGTGAACACGGACGCCGCTCCCACGGCCTCCGAGAAAGCCCTCCTCAG TCTGACGACACAAATATCGCTGGAGTGA
- the LOC127608743 gene encoding putative transmembrane protein INAFM2, translated as MKADGGASVTVDKLNGDPKRRPSYPGEPRAKHASMSAKVWVKVAMAIAYFMCVSVAAFILVIYYVFFWTPDPHNNSTSSVTEPHNRTNCAPKFG; from the coding sequence ATGAAAGCCGACGGAGGGGCCAGCGTCACCGTGGACAAGCTGAACGGCGACCCCAAGCGGAGGCCCAGCTACCCGGGGGAGCCGCGCGCCAAGCACGCCAGCATGTCCGCCAAGGTGTGGGTCAAAGTGGCCATGGCTATCGCCTATTTCATGTGCGTGTCTGTGGCCGCCTTCATCCTGGTCATCTACTACGTATTCTTCTGGACGCCCGACCCGCACAATAACAGCACCAGCAGCGTCACGGAGCCGCACAACCGCACCAACTGCGCGCCTAAATTCGGATGA